Proteins from a genomic interval of Bacteroidota bacterium:
- a CDS encoding YitT family protein: MTFIIKEKLFSKQWLINYFLIIIGSFILAAGFVLFITPYKIVPGGVYGISIVLHYMFGTPVGLVALLFDIPLTIIGIKVLGPRFGVKTVVGFVLTAAFVDGLTYLYGFEPLVEDDALLSSIFGGVVIGFGLGLIFKAKATSGGSDIVAMIISKYTKLPLGQLLIMVDSAIVIVGLIIFKDWKIPLYSLIVIFITGRVVDVVLQGISYDKTLLIISDKYELIRDKIINDLNRGGTYIKGEGMYNKQEKTIIYVVVNRRELAILQDFIHATDPEAFLTVINANEILGKGFKSLSDRQDF; this comes from the coding sequence ATGACTTTTATTATCAAGGAAAAACTGTTTTCGAAGCAGTGGTTGATTAATTATTTTTTAATCATCATAGGATCCTTTATCCTTGCTGCAGGTTTTGTTCTTTTCATTACTCCATATAAAATTGTTCCGGGTGGGGTTTATGGGATTTCAATTGTGTTGCACTATATGTTTGGTACACCAGTTGGTTTGGTGGCTTTACTTTTCGACATCCCATTAACCATAATTGGAATTAAAGTATTGGGCCCACGATTCGGTGTTAAAACAGTAGTTGGTTTTGTGCTAACAGCTGCATTTGTTGACGGCCTTACTTACTTGTATGGTTTTGAGCCGCTTGTTGAAGATGACGCACTTTTGTCTTCAATTTTTGGAGGAGTCGTTATCGGGTTCGGGCTTGGCTTAATTTTCAAAGCTAAGGCAACATCAGGAGGTTCGGATATTGTAGCAATGATTATTAGTAAATATACAAAGCTACCCCTTGGTCAATTACTGATTATGGTTGATTCGGCAATTGTTATTGTTGGGTTGATCATTTTTAAAGATTGGAAGATCCCCCTGTATTCATTGATCGTAATTTTTATTACAGGAAGAGTAGTGGATGTTGTGCTACAGGGAATAAGTTATGATAAAACGCTTCTTATCATTTCCGATAAATACGAATTGATACGCGATAAAATCATCAATGATTTAAATAGAGGTGGAACCTATATCAAAGGTGAAGGCATGTATAATAAACAGGAGAAAACCATCATCTATGTTGTTGTAAACAGAAGGGAACTGGCAATTTTACAGGACTTTATCCACGCTACTGATCCGGAAGCGTTTCTTACGGTAATAAACGCAAATGAGATTCTTGGAAAAGGGTTTAAATCACTTAGCGACAGACAAGATTTTTAA
- the wtpA gene encoding tungstate ABC transporter substrate-binding protein WtpA: MIYVKIKYISCFFILLLILSNCGQQQTNNNHKLIIFHAGSLSVPLKEVIELFNKEYPEISILTEAAGSRDCARKITDLKKECDVMASADYTVIDQLLIPDHASWNIHFASNEMVIVYHDEEQSFRKIDSTNWFNILLNDEIKYGRSEPNADPCGYRTVLVAKLAEKYYNIPGFASKLMAKDQQYIRPKETDLLALFETNTVDFIFIYRSIAEQHGLKYLTLPDAINLKSSKFTEEYSSVTVDLSGREPGSIITQIGEPMVYGITIPTNAPNKSTAIKFVDFLLSDKGMAIMEKNGQPSIVPSYSDSFQNIPVSLKKYALKK, encoded by the coding sequence ATGATTTATGTAAAGATTAAATATATAAGTTGTTTTTTTATTCTCTTATTGATCCTGAGCAATTGTGGGCAACAACAGACTAATAATAATCATAAACTGATAATTTTTCATGCGGGTAGTTTGTCTGTTCCCCTTAAAGAAGTGATCGAATTATTTAATAAAGAATACCCGGAGATAAGTATATTGACTGAAGCAGCCGGGAGTAGGGATTGTGCGCGCAAAATAACCGATTTAAAAAAGGAATGTGATGTAATGGCATCTGCCGATTATACAGTTATCGATCAATTATTAATTCCGGATCATGCAAGTTGGAACATTCATTTTGCCAGTAACGAGATGGTGATCGTTTATCATGATGAAGAGCAATCGTTTCGGAAAATTGATTCAACAAACTGGTTTAATATCTTATTGAATGATGAAATAAAATATGGTAGATCGGAACCAAATGCAGATCCATGCGGATATAGAACCGTATTAGTCGCAAAGTTAGCTGAAAAGTATTATAATATCCCGGGATTTGCTTCAAAGCTTATGGCCAAAGATCAGCAGTACATTCGTCCGAAGGAAACAGATTTACTCGCTCTTTTTGAAACAAATACGGTAGATTTTATCTTTATCTATCGTTCAATTGCGGAGCAACATGGTTTAAAATATTTGACACTTCCGGATGCAATTAATTTAAAATCTTCCAAATTTACTGAAGAATATTCATCTGTAACAGTCGACCTTTCCGGTAGAGAGCCCGGCAGTATTATTACCCAAATAGGTGAGCCAATGGTTTATGGAATAACAATTCCAACAAATGCACCTAATAAAAGTACTGCTATAAAATTTGTCGACTTCCTATTATCGGATAAAGGAATGGCAATTATGGAAAAAAATGGACAACCATCGATAGTTCCTTCATATAGTGATTCATTTCAAAACATCCCGGTATCATTAAAAAAATATGCCCTAAAGAAATGA
- a CDS encoding alginate export family protein → MKKTYLITALILLNILAFAQFKMEGEIRPRLEFRDGYKNLMPMDANPALLVSQRTRLGVSYQTKLYTTQITFQDVRIWGEEQINTNKVNIGLHEAWLEFNAASSIKIKIGRQVLKYDNERLIASTNWLQVGAKHDAMKVSYKSTNWDLDLIGAFNQSGDIYYQSPYLLFNKQYKNLGILWLSRKMQKFTFSNLTIVEGLRKDDVGVQINTRLTTGIISKAKLEKTDVDARFFYQTGKKQNGNKVNAYLANLDIYYHLNKESTLMAGFELQSGNRNPKIIEGSDKGFEVLYGSKHSFNGLMDYFGGSNSINGMGLFDIYLKYIAVINNKLELNFDYHYFKTPKNFQNEGVDYHGYLGSEIDLSCSIKISPEINITNIFGMMIATNSLAVAKGSDLDAVKNGYYFVTMLTFKPVFFKN, encoded by the coding sequence ATGAAAAAAACTTATCTGATTACAGCTTTAATATTGTTAAACATTTTGGCCTTTGCTCAATTTAAAATGGAGGGTGAAATACGCCCAAGACTTGAATTCAGGGACGGCTATAAAAATCTGATGCCAATGGATGCAAATCCGGCTTTGTTAGTCAGTCAGAGAACAAGGTTAGGTGTCAGTTATCAAACAAAATTATACACTACCCAGATTACTTTTCAGGATGTGAGGATTTGGGGAGAGGAGCAAATAAATACAAATAAAGTCAATATTGGATTGCACGAAGCCTGGCTTGAGTTCAATGCAGCTTCATCAATAAAAATTAAAATCGGAAGGCAAGTCTTAAAATATGATAACGAGCGATTGATTGCATCAACAAACTGGCTTCAGGTTGGGGCAAAGCATGACGCAATGAAAGTATCGTACAAATCCACAAATTGGGATCTCGATTTGATAGGCGCTTTTAATCAATCCGGCGATATTTATTATCAATCACCTTACCTATTATTTAATAAGCAATATAAAAACCTTGGAATTTTATGGTTGAGTCGTAAAATGCAAAAGTTTACATTTTCGAATTTAACAATCGTTGAAGGACTGCGAAAGGATGATGTCGGCGTTCAAATTAATACACGACTAACAACAGGAATAATATCTAAGGCAAAACTTGAAAAAACGGATGTTGATGCACGTTTCTTTTATCAGACAGGGAAAAAACAAAATGGGAATAAAGTAAATGCATACCTGGCCAATTTGGATATTTATTATCATCTAAATAAAGAAAGCACTTTGATGGCAGGATTTGAATTGCAATCTGGAAACCGAAATCCAAAAATAATTGAAGGATCAGACAAAGGATTTGAGGTTTTATACGGAAGCAAGCATTCTTTTAACGGTTTGATGGATTATTTTGGCGGTTCAAATTCAATCAATGGAATGGGCTTGTTTGATATCTATCTTAAGTATATTGCTGTAATTAATAATAAACTTGAACTTAATTTTGATTATCACTATTTCAAAACACCAAAAAACTTTCAAAATGAAGGAGTAGATTACCATGGTTATTTAGGTTCGGAAATTGACCTAAGTTGTTCGATCAAGATTTCACCAGAAATTAATATTACAAATATTTTTGGGATGATGATTGCGACGAATTCATTGGCTGTTGCAAAAGGTAGTGATTTAGATGCCGTAAAAAATGGTTATTATTTTGTAACAATGCTTACCTTTAAACCAGTGTTTTTTAAAAACTAA
- a CDS encoding ABC transporter permease has translation MIRTDSFSLVLSLLGAIILLFIIAPLAGLLLDTPLAKIFETTQDEQVVKSIWLTLSASFGGTLFCAIFAIPLAYVLARKEFTGKRLVLGIIDLPIVIPHSAAGIAVLGFISRDSVFGQMASSVGLDFVGHPIGISMAMAFVSIPFLINAARDGFGSIPIRLEQAAKNLGANSVRVFFTISLPLAWRYILSGFIMMFARGLSEFGAVVIVAYHPMITPVLIYERYTSFGLKYARPVAILFILVCLVFFIALRFLVQNRSKQNQKNTLLKNNAN, from the coding sequence ATGATCCGAACGGATTCTTTTAGCCTTGTTTTGAGTTTATTGGGAGCAATCATACTCCTGTTTATTATTGCGCCTTTGGCAGGTTTACTGCTTGATACTCCGCTTGCAAAAATATTTGAAACTACTCAGGACGAACAAGTTGTTAAAAGCATCTGGCTTACCTTGTCGGCTTCATTCGGAGGTACTTTGTTTTGTGCAATTTTTGCCATTCCGTTGGCTTATGTACTTGCCAGAAAGGAATTTACGGGAAAGCGATTAGTGTTAGGAATTATCGATTTACCTATCGTAATTCCTCACTCGGCGGCCGGGATCGCTGTATTAGGTTTTATTTCCAGAGATTCGGTATTTGGGCAAATGGCTTCAAGTGTTGGGTTAGACTTTGTAGGCCATCCTATTGGAATTTCAATGGCAATGGCATTTGTGAGCATTCCTTTTTTGATTAATGCAGCTCGTGACGGATTTGGCTCAATACCAATTCGGTTGGAACAGGCGGCAAAAAACTTAGGTGCCAATTCTGTACGTGTATTTTTCACAATCTCTTTACCGCTGGCATGGCGTTATATCTTGTCCGGATTTATCATGATGTTTGCCCGTGGACTGAGCGAATTTGGAGCAGTTGTAATAGTTGCTTATCATCCTATGATAACTCCTGTTTTGATTTATGAACGATACACCTCATTCGGATTAAAATATGCCAGACCAGTCGCAATATTATTTATTCTGGTTTGTTTGGTCTTTTTCATTGCGTTGAGGTTCTTAGTTCAAAACAGATCAAAGCAAAATCAAAAAAATACCTTGTTAAAAAATAATGCAAATTAA
- a CDS encoding ABC transporter ATP-binding protein — MLELRNISLLFPEFSLRDVNLNIHKGEYYVILGLSGAGKSLLLECIAGMQQPNTGQVFLDGEDITRKKIQDRNVGYVFQDHAVFPHLNVFNNIAYSLKKKYPKEIIHQKVKEAAELVSIGHLLDRQPNTLSGGESQRVALARTLIRDPKCLLLDEPFSSLDVQLRDDLRALLRKLNRMGRTIIHVTHDYEEAISLAQKIAVFQDGKLIQQGDPFEVFANPVSEFVARFRGIRNFFKSKMISQNQTMIKNMILVDIPIQEKISEGFIMFNSTDVKISKEKPTGKISNLFKGQIIDIIPNFKGNEISIASEINLTSFINHPAFKILQLKIGDEVWASINPEKIKFLPII, encoded by the coding sequence ATGCTTGAATTAAGAAATATCTCACTTCTTTTCCCCGAATTTTCATTAAGGGATGTTAATTTGAATATCCACAAAGGTGAATATTATGTGATTCTGGGTTTGTCGGGAGCTGGGAAATCACTTCTACTTGAATGTATTGCCGGAATGCAACAACCAAATACTGGACAAGTATTTTTGGATGGAGAAGATATCACCCGCAAAAAAATTCAGGATAGAAATGTAGGATATGTTTTTCAGGATCATGCAGTTTTTCCGCATCTAAACGTATTTAATAATATTGCTTATTCTTTAAAGAAAAAATACCCTAAAGAAATCATTCATCAAAAAGTAAAAGAAGCAGCCGAACTTGTAAGTATTGGTCATTTGCTCGATAGGCAACCAAACACTTTGTCGGGAGGAGAGTCGCAAAGAGTGGCATTAGCCCGTACACTTATTCGTGACCCAAAATGCCTTCTGCTTGATGAACCATTCTCTTCTTTGGATGTGCAACTGAGGGATGATTTAAGGGCCTTATTACGTAAGCTAAATAGAATGGGGAGAACCATTATCCATGTAACACATGATTATGAAGAGGCTATTTCACTTGCTCAAAAAATTGCTGTATTTCAGGATGGCAAACTCATTCAACAAGGTGATCCATTTGAGGTATTTGCAAATCCGGTTTCTGAATTTGTAGCTCGCTTTAGGGGAATCAGGAATTTCTTTAAATCAAAAATGATCAGCCAAAACCAAACAATGATTAAAAATATGATTCTGGTGGATATTCCCATTCAGGAAAAAATTTCAGAAGGATTTATTATGTTTAACAGTACGGATGTGAAAATTAGCAAGGAAAAACCAACTGGTAAAATTTCAAATCTTTTTAAGGGTCAAATTATAGACATTATTCCAAATTTTAAAGGAAATGAAATAAGTATTGCTTCAGAAATTAACCTGACATCGTTTATTAATCATCCGGCATTTAAAATTCTTCAATTAAAAATTGGAGATGAGGTATGGGCCAGCATTAATCCGGAAAAAATTAAATTCCTTCCAATTATCTAA
- the rseP gene encoding RIP metalloprotease RseP — translation MDILIKILQLLLSLSILVIFHEFGHFISAKIFKTRVEKFYLFFNPWFSIFKFRKGETEYGMGWLPLGGYVKISGMIDESMDKEAMKLPPQPFEFRSKPAWQRLIIMLGGVTVNILLAIAIYVVMLAYWGEEYLPTSEANKYGIVCDSIAIEMGLQNGDKFLSIDNEPVEDFLKIPITLILNEAQSVQVERDGEIMNIQIPKGFVGKMIKRKTADFLYVRFPYEAGGFIKNSAGQAAGIKIDDKIIGINGQSFPYFDQFANELKKYKNQIINITVIREADTLALEVNLPESGQIGVYVKPLSEYFTLSEKKYNIISAVPAGIAKAYNGISDYLKQLKLLFSPEVKAYESVGGFITIGSIFPSTWDWENFWRLTAFLSIMLAILNVLPIPALDGGHVMFLLYEIIARRKPSDKFMEYAQVVGMVILFALLIFANGNDIVKLFR, via the coding sequence ATGGACATCCTAATAAAAATATTACAATTATTACTCAGTTTATCAATTCTGGTAATCTTTCATGAATTTGGTCATTTTATCTCCGCAAAAATATTTAAAACAAGGGTTGAAAAATTTTATCTCTTTTTTAATCCTTGGTTTTCGATTTTTAAGTTTAGAAAAGGTGAAACTGAATACGGCATGGGCTGGCTTCCGTTGGGTGGATATGTTAAAATATCAGGAATGATCGACGAATCGATGGATAAGGAAGCCATGAAACTTCCACCTCAGCCGTTCGAGTTCAGATCAAAACCAGCCTGGCAACGACTTATTATTATGTTAGGAGGGGTAACTGTAAACATATTACTGGCAATTGCTATTTATGTAGTGATGCTTGCTTATTGGGGCGAAGAATACCTCCCAACTTCTGAAGCTAACAAATATGGAATCGTTTGTGATTCGATCGCGATAGAAATGGGATTGCAAAATGGAGATAAGTTTCTTTCTATCGACAATGAACCTGTTGAGGATTTTCTAAAAATCCCCATAACATTAATTCTCAATGAAGCCCAATCGGTGCAAGTTGAGCGCGATGGAGAAATTATGAATATTCAAATTCCAAAGGGATTTGTTGGAAAAATGATTAAACGAAAAACAGCAGATTTCCTTTATGTCCGCTTTCCTTATGAAGCAGGAGGATTCATCAAAAATTCTGCAGGACAAGCAGCAGGAATAAAAATTGATGATAAGATTATAGGAATTAATGGTCAAAGCTTTCCCTATTTCGATCAGTTTGCGAATGAACTCAAAAAATACAAAAATCAAATTATTAATATTACTGTAATCCGAGAAGCTGATACACTGGCATTAGAAGTAAATCTCCCTGAATCGGGACAGATTGGGGTTTATGTCAAACCACTTTCTGAATACTTTACATTATCAGAAAAAAAATACAATATCATTAGTGCTGTTCCGGCAGGTATTGCAAAAGCTTATAATGGCATTAGTGATTATTTGAAACAATTAAAATTACTTTTCTCACCTGAAGTTAAAGCTTATGAATCGGTTGGTGGGTTTATTACCATTGGTAGCATTTTCCCAAGTACCTGGGATTGGGAAAATTTTTGGCGACTCACTGCATTTCTTTCAATTATGTTAGCCATTCTGAATGTATTACCTATTCCTGCACTTGATGGTGGCCACGTAATGTTTTTACTTTATGAAATTATTGCCCGCAGAAAGCCTAGTGATAAATTCATGGAATACGCTCAGGTAGTTGGAATGGTTATCCTATTTGCATTGTTGATTTTCGCAAATGGAAATGATATCGTAAAACTTTTTAGATAA